The Triticum dicoccoides isolate Atlit2015 ecotype Zavitan chromosome 6A, WEW_v2.0, whole genome shotgun sequence genome has a window encoding:
- the LOC119319219 gene encoding uncharacterized protein LOC119319219 → MEKAAGNQAGKVLKKGKKKQAKDELDRQKQAEKKRRRLEKALANSAAIISELEKKKQKKKEEQERLDEEGASIAEAVALHVLIGEDSDESRHLVLNKHRRCNDWDPSAGLDFTLDTQGAADIYSPGGLMCGNQAYASSGRWIDWGNAHPLPTWGEVRDLKASYYQGTFHQSTVACPGYMAAQAVSSLQIREDSSSPGQGVAAATVVNRMLGGTNRLNLYREI, encoded by the coding sequence ATGGAGAAGGCTGCGGGCAATCAGGCAGGGAAAGTCttgaagaagggaaagaagaaacAGGCGAAAGATGAGCTGGACCGCCAGAAGCAGGCTGAGAAGAAGAGGCGTCGGCTAGAGAAAGCGCTTGCAAACTCTGCTGCCATCATTTCAGAGCtagagaagaagaagcagaagaagaaagagGAACAGGAAAGGCTGGACGAGGAAGGCGCTTCGATAGCCGAAGCAGTTGCTCTTCATGTTCTCATAGGTGAGGACTCCGATGAATCCCGCCATCTGGTGCTGAACAAGCACAGAAGATGCAACGACTGGGACCCCTCGGCTGGTTTGGATTTCACTCTGGACACGCAAGGCGCAGCTGATATCTACTCCCCTGGTGGACTCATGTGCGGCAATCAAGCTTATGCTTCCAGCGGGAGGTGGATCGACTGGGGGAACGCTCATCCCCTGCCAACCTGGGGAGAAGTGAGGGACCTGAAAGCGTCCTACTACCAAGGAACGTTCCACCAGTCAACAGTCGCCTGCCCAGGCTACATGGCTGCCCAGGCCGTCTCATCGCTGCAGATCCGAGAAGACTCATCCTCTCCAGGCCAGGGAGTCGCCGCCGCGACCGTCGTTAATAGGATGCTCGGCGGCACCAACAGGCTCAACCTTTACAGGGAGATATGA
- the LOC119318897 gene encoding protein enabled homolog, with translation MGLRGKTKTGEGKDVPLPVNQAGKVLKKGRKKQELDRQKQAEKKRRRLEKALANSAAIISQLGKRKHNNKKEEQERLDEEEVVSKKNDEPDRQKQAGKKRTRLEKLLANSAAIISELEKRKQKKKEEQEMLDMEVASITDAVAIHVRIGGESDESRHLVLNRHRKCNDWDPDAGLNLHMEM, from the coding sequence ATGGGGTTGAGGGGCAAGACCAAGACCGGTGAGGGGAAGGATGTCCCGTTGCCTGTTAATCAGGCAGGGAAAGTCTTGAAGAAGGGAAGGAAGAAACAGGAGCTGGACCGCCAGAAGCAGGCCGAGAAGAAGCGGCGTCGGCTGGAGAAAGCACTCGCAAACTCCGCTGCCATCATCTCACAGCTGGGAAAGAGGAAGCATAATAATAAGAAAGAGGAACAGGAAAGGCTGGACGAGGAGGAAGTCGTTTCAAAGAAGAATGATGAACCGGACCGCCAGAAGCAGGCTGGGAAGAAGCGGACTCGGCTGGAGAAATTGCTCGCAAACTCTGCTGCCATAATTTCAGAGCTGgaaaagaggaagcagaagaagaaagaggagcagGAAATGCTGGACATGGAAGTCGCTTCGATAACCGATGCGGTCGCTATTCATGTTCGCATCGGCGGGGAGTCCGATGAATCCCGCCATCTGGTGCTGAACAGGCACAGAAAATGCAACGACTGGGACCCCGATGCTGGTCTCAAccttcacatggagatgtga
- the LOC119319217 gene encoding MKI67 FHA domain-interacting nucleolar phosphoprotein-like: protein MGLRDKKRNQRRVLSRRSVGPKTGEGKDFLPLEGKEQRIREKKQPEEPESTATVLYIGHIPHGFYEDQMQGFFQQFGAVKRVRVARNRKTGKSKHYGFIEFENPEVAKIVADEMNNYLLFEHTLQIAPVPPEKVHAKLWKGVRKGFIPIDRVAIERKRLSKDKTVEEHKKMLEGIVKRDEKRRKRIKAAGIDYECPALIGSVQPSAKKIKFDED, encoded by the exons ATGGGGCTGAGggacaagaagaggaaccagaggCGTGTGCTCTCGCGCCGCTCGGTTGGTCCCAAGACCGGCGAGGGCAAGGATTTCCTG CCGCTGGAGGGGAAAGAGCAGAGGATCCGGGAGAAGAAGCAGCCTGAGGAGCCGGAGAGCACGGCCACCGTCCTGTACATCGGCCACATCCCCCACGGTTTCTACGAGGACCAGATGCAAG GTTTCTTTCAGCAGTTTGGGGCTGTTAAGAGGGTCAGGGTTGCCCGGAACCGCAAG ACAGGGAAGTCTAAGCATTATGGATTCATTGAGTTTGAGAACCCTGAG GTGGCGAAGATTGTAGCTGATGAGATGAATAACTACCTGTTGTTTGAGCACACTCTGCAAATTGCGCCTGTCCCACCGGAGAAAGTTCATGCCAAATT ATGGAAAGGTGTGCGGAAGGGATTTATACCAATTGACCGGGTAGCAATTGAACGGAAGCGGCTTAGTAAG GATAAAACAGTGGAGGAGCACAAGAAGATGCTCGAAGGAATTGTAAAGAGGGATGAGAAGCGTCGCAAAAGAATCAAGGCTGCTGGTATCGATTACGAGTGTCCAGCCCTT